The following is a genomic window from Neodiprion virginianus isolate iyNeoVirg1 chromosome 1, iyNeoVirg1.1, whole genome shotgun sequence.
AGGTATAGATATatggttatatatatatatacacacacacacacatatatatatatatatatatatatcataccCTGTCGCAGGTTATGGCGTATAATGTGTTATAGGTCAAAACTACAGAGCCAACCCTTCACGCGAGTGCACCCTCCTCATTATTAATCATAGTTAAACGTGCGTTTGCGACCAAAGGGACTTCCTGTTTGTCTTGAGGAATCGATTCAGATTGCATTTGAACTAGACACCTTTTATCAACTCTATAAATAACCCGTGCGTAAACTAGCCGTCAATAATCCTAATTTCAGTGACCTAGTCTTCACTTATACTGCACTCCATCAAAGGAATGCCATGCTTGCTACGACTTCGTGTTCTATGTTAGAAAAGAAGTTTCCTCCTGTTATTTCCAATCTCCTCTGCATTAAAATGTCGTAGATCGCGGAAAGCGCTCCTTagcaataattataaatttcctGTGAACCGTTCAGTTATAGTATTTACGAAAATGAGAGCAAGCATTTTCGAATTCGACAGTTGTAAATCGTGACAGAACAAAGTGCACAATTCTCGTGGTACACTTAAATCTagcacatttttttaaagtaagTAACGTACCGTTTCGGATATCGATATGAGACATGACCACACTTTCGACTGTATATAATCCCTTTAGGGACCCGGTTATAGAGGATAACTTGTTCAATCTTAAGAAAGCTCTTGTTTTTATACGAAAAGCGATAATAACTCATTGACTTTCCAGTGATAAATGCTTATAACTTGGTcatcttgaaatttatacTAGTACTCCGTTTGACTCGTGGTTTATTTCGAAGTATATAAGTTCTTTCAACCGAAGGTCATTTTCCAGAATCAATCGTTATATTGTTTCTTTCAGAATGTGTTGACGGTAGACTCGCAGGCTAAGACATGTACCCTGGAAAATCCGATGTGCGGTGGAGGCGGGGCCGGAGGCGGAGGAAAGATGTTCCAGTTTGACGCGGTCTTCGATCAGACCGTGTCAACGGAGGTCGTCTACGAGCAGGTTGGCTCGCCCGTGGTGGAGGCCGTCCTGGAGGGTTACAACGCGACGGTTTTCGCCTACGGGCAAACCGGATGTGGAAAGTCATTCACGATGCGAGGGGTGGTCGAGCGGAGTTTAGAGCACCTTTTCGAGGCGACATCGACGTCATCGTCGGAGACACGTTACCTCGCGCTTCTGAGCTACCTAGAAATCTACAACGAAAGACTGAGAGACTTGCTGGGAGACGGCGACAACGACGGTGCCTCAAACCTGCTCCAGCTCAAGGAGGACCCTTCCCGCGGCACATACGTCGCTGGTGGCCTCAGGGAAGTCACCGTCAAGGACGCTGCGGAATGTAGCCGCCTCCTGGTGCAAGGGGATCAGAAAAGAGCCGCGGCCGCGACGCGGATGAACGCGGCCAGCTCCAGGAGCCACGCGGTCCTGACGCTTGCCTTGGAGGCGATCGCGATAAATGACAAACAGAACAGCGCTGTCCGCAAGGGGATGCTGCATCTGGTGGATCTCGCCGGCTCCGAGAGGCAGGGGAGGACCGGAGCCACGGGGGAGAGGCTCAAGGAGGCGGCGAGTATCAACCTGAGCCTCTCGGCCCTGGGGAACGTGATCAGCGCACTGGCGGCGGGCAACGGCAGACACGTACCCTACAGGGACAGCAAGCTGACGAGACTTCTCCGTGACAGTCTAGGCGGAAACGCCAGGACGCTGATGATCGCCTGCGTCAGTCCGAGCGACATAGACGCCGACGAAACGTTGAGCACATTGAGGTACGCGGCCAGGGCTCGGTGCATAAAGAACAAACCGGTCGTCAACGAGGACCCCAAGGACGCTTTGCTCAGGCAGTATCAGTTGGAACTACAGCGGCTCCGTAAGCTACTCGAGACCAGCGACAATCCAGCGACGGAACTGTTGATAGGTGATGTCCA
Proteins encoded in this region:
- the LOC124296752 gene encoding kinesin-like protein KIF17 isoform X4 — translated: MSESVKVALRCRPMSVREQQEGCRNVLTVDSQAKTCTLENPMCGGGGAGGGGKMFQFDAVFDQTVSTEVVYEQVGSPVVEAVLEGYNATVFAYGQTGCGKSFTMRGVVERSLEHLFEATSTSSSETRYLALLSYLEIYNERLRDLLGDGDNDGASNLLQLKEDPSRGTYVAGGLREVTVKDAAECSRLLVQGDQKRAAAATRMNAASSRSHAVLTLALEAIAINDKQNSAVRKGMLHLVDLAGSERQGRTGATGERLKEAASINLSLSALGNVISALAAGNGRHVPYRDSKLTRLLRDSLGGNARTLMIACVSPSDIDADETLSTLRYAARARCIKNKPVVNEDPKDALLRQYQLELQRLRKLLETSDNPATELLIGDVQGDRKVSSLTDRREQSDSEAEDKVIRQVAFEEEVQRLRKECEDSNLSAQRLQEELENLRTRYEGSGVTEAKDVCESEGVLERRKRKREIAKKEVLKRLEKLTIGGEARGDEEARKRRERRRKRLEVIAGALAGTSEGTEGAVEVYGQLKSTEEALKRAIRRTRQLEAENADLQASWDAERRDLLRRELLATQLCDAMIPHLRPGCPFRDIEAVRAAASWCDELSRWRLPDVSPRIPLPPPTLSQSNREVEGKPMSGVQPDHNNNDNNNNTVNDIKPQDIADAYFRRSRVDALLAHAREAKSLAKQKP